TCCAAgttatgagagggaaaatttccgtttaaagttaaacctatgtttgcaaatagttgttaaatattgtaccaacttcttttggatcagatgtgatttggttttctttgtttgatttgagacGAAAAGAAACTGTCTGTGATTTTGTCGTGTTACCCATTAGTTCTTTGCACCCTTCCAGAGGGTCTtaaatttttttgattcactttaaaaaagttcttccaatGTATCTCTTTGGCTAACCGCACGAGCTTGTAATATAGTTTAGCGTAACTATCATAGGTGTTTTTTGACTCAGTATTAGGATGTTTCCTGAATTTATTTAACAGTTTatctttctgttttcgtgacgtcatcagtccccatgtcatccaagcatttttttttatgttccCTTTATTACATCGTCTTTTTACTATTGGACAANNNNNNNNNNNNNNNNNNNNNNNNNNNNNNNNNNNNNNNNNNNNNNNNNNNNNNNNNNNNNNNNNNNNNNNNNNNNNNNNNNNNNNNNNNNNNNNNNNNNNNNNNNNNNNNNNNNNNNNNNNNNNNNNNNNNNNNNNNNNNNNNNNNNNNNNNNNNNNNNNNNNNNNNNNNNNNNNNNNNNNNNNNNNNNNNNNNNNNNNNNNNNNNNNNNNNNNNNNNNNNNNNNNNNNNNNNNNNNNNNNNNNNNNNNNNNNNNNNNNNNNNNNNNNNNNNNNNNNNNNNNNNNNNNNNNNNNNNNNNNNNNNNNNNNNNNNNNNNNNNNNNNNNNNNNNNNNNNNNNNNNNNNNNNNNNNNNNNNNNNNNNNNNNNNNNNNNNNNNNNNNNNNNNNNNNNNNNNNNNNNNNNNNNNNNNNNNNNNNNNNNNNNNNNNNNNNNNNNNNNNNNNNNNNNNNNNNNNNNNNNNNNNNNNNNNNNNNNNNNNNNNNNNNNNNNNNNNNNNNNNNNNNNNNNNNNNNNNNNNNNNNNNNNNNNNNNNNNNNNNNNNNNNNNNNNNNNNNNNNNNNNNNNNNNNNNNNNNNNNNNNNNNNNNNNNNNNNNNNNNNNNNNNNNNNNNNNNNNNNNNNNNNNNNNNNNNNNNNNNNNNNNNNNNNNNNNNNNNNNNNNNNNNNNNNNNNNNNNNNNNNNNNNNNNNNNNNNNNNNNNNNNNNNNNNNNNNNNNNNNNNNNNNNNNNNNNNNNNNNNNNNNNNNNNNNNNNNNNNNNNNNNNNNNNNNNNNNNNNNNNNNNNNNNNNNNNNNNNNNNNNNNNNNNNNNNNNNNNNNNNNNNNNNNNNNNNNNNNNNNNNNNNNNNNNNNNNNNNNNNNNNNNNNNNNNNNNNNNNNNNNNNNNNNNNNNNNNNNNNNNNNNNNNNNNNNNNNNNNNNNNNNNNNNNNNNNNNNNNNNATGCAAGCCAGGCGGGTCGAATACTTTGCAACCAATTGGAAGTCCGGCGACTCGTATTCCAAGCACCTTGCCAAGATGGAATCACTGGCCAAGGAAGCCGACTTGGCTAACATGTCCATCGACCAAATTCAAGCCTTTTGTCTCGTCTCTTCCGTGTATGCAGACGAGAAGCTGAAGAAGAAGCTGCTCGAGCTGGAGAATCCTTCCCTGAGGACAGTGAAGCAGAAGATATTGTCGTATGAAAGGGCCATTTTCGCAGCTTCTACACCATCGTCAACGGCCTCCGTCGAGGTCAATAGAGTGATTGGACAACAGTCCCAGAAGAAGAGTAACCGGCAAAAGTCTAGTAAAGCCAAATCATGGGCGGATCTGGAAGGAAAATGCACTTGCTGCGGCGCCAAGGAGCACAAGGCTGCACAATGCCCCAAGAGAACGTCCTCGTGCAACAGGTGTGGCCATAAAGGGCACTTGAGCTCTGTATGCATGAGTGGTGTGTCATTCCCAAAGACACCAGCCCAAGCTTCCTAGGTCACAGGGGCCGATCCAATGACTTCAAAGCAACTGGAAGAACCTGAGGCCGTTGGTCAAACTCCCTTTGACTACGAGGACTCCGACTTGGTGTCACATGTCCGTGGGGTTGAGGCAGTCCAGAGTGCTTCTGGGTCGCGTGCAACCCCAAGGATCCATGTCCATGTTCGGTCTCCTCATAACGTCCATTTTCACCTGAGGCCATCCCTGGCACTGGAGCTACAAGAACCATGCTATCCTTGGACGTGGCCCAGAGGCATGGTCTTCGGCTGGATGCAACCAGTGACACGGTAAGAGCGGCTAATGGTGATCAAATGTCCGTGGCCGGCCGAATTGTCCTTGAACTCACTGTCAACAGCAGAACGGCGTATGTGGACTGCCTGGTCTCTTCATGTATGCGTAATTCCATGCTCATCTCATGGCATGACCTCCAGAATCTTGGAGTCATCGGTTCTGCCTTCCCTTTGGCGGCCTCCGGGGAGATTAACACAGCAGTTGAAGGTTCCAGCGCAATAGAAGAAATGACACAGGACCTGAGGAGGCAGTTCCACGATGTACTGTCAGATTCCCTGGCTCCGGATCAACGCGTCGTGGGTGATCCCATCCAAATCAGATTGACAGAGGACGCTGTTCCGTATCACGCCAATACCTCATGTCCCATTCTGCTGCATTATTGCGCTGAAGCCGACGCAACTATCAAACGGTTGCTTGATTCAGGCCGAATTTCTCGTGTAGAGGAGGCTACAACATGGTGTGCTCGTGCTCACTTCGTCCCTAAAGAAGGAGGCAAGGCCGGGCTTTGTTTGGTCACAGATTACAGGGTGATcaacaaattcatcaattcattttgcCAAGCCAAGAAATTGCTGACCTCTTCCCTCCTTGTGAAGCAGTTTGATGAAAAACTGGAGACTTTTCTGCTATTGGACGCTTCGAGGTTACACGGCCTCGGCTTCATGCTGATGCAAAAAGAGAAGAATGGACATCCACGAATAGTGCAATGTGGCTCGTTCAGCCTGACGCCTGCTCAGCGGAATTATGCAGCCATCGAGCTTGAGTGTCTTGCAATTTTGCACGCAGTGCACAAATGCGATTCTTATTTGAGAGGGTGTGCATTCACTGTTATGACAGACCATAAGCCGCTCGTGggaatttttgcaaaagacatTATTGACATTCATAACGTGCGACTTGCAAAATTCCGCAAGGCcctctcatctttctctttccagATCAAGTGGACGCCTGGAAAAGACAATCTCATTGCTGACGCGCTTTCACGCACTCCGCTGTTCCCATGTGAGCCAGATCACGCCGATTGTATGCTCCAAGTCGTGTCTCAAGAAATCGACCACCTTGATCccaaattggccttcattcTCTCCTCCATTGATGAAGGGTACAAAAAGTTGATTCAGGAGGTGCGGAGTCATGCATCTGCGCGGGATCTGCCCCCTACAAGTTCAGCTTTATCCTTCAAATCTTCATGGAGCGACCTCAGCATTCTTCCTGTCGAAGGTGCTGAGCTGCTCCTTTGTGATGGGAAAATTGTCCCGCCAATGTCAGCTCGGCCTGAAATTCTACGCCGGCTTCATCTTTCCCACCAAGGCCTGGAAAAAACTAAGCTGCATGCGAAGCTGTTTGCATGGCCAGGCATGGCCAGTGATACCAAGGGCATGATCGACGCATGCACCCAATGTCAGACATACCGCCCTTCTAAACCAGTTGAGGGGCGGCGCTCCGAATTATCAACCAGCCCCATGACCCGTGTGGGACTGGATCCAGCAGACACTTTTCCAGCAGACATTGGCTCATCATGGTCAATGAAGCTTCTGGTTTCATCTGGACCAAACCTCTGGCACAATTACACTCCAAATCCATTATTCAATCCCTCTCAGAATGGTTTGACGTTTTCAGCGAccccattttcatcacatCAGATAACGGCCCACAATTTCGATCGGAGTTTGCAGCCTGGTGCTTACATAAAGGCATCACCTTCGAGCCAGCCAGCCCGCATCATCCCAATTCAAATGGCCTAGCTGAGGCAGGTGTGAAAAACGTCAAACTCCTTCACCGCACCGCCAATATGTCATCTTTTCGCACCGCACTGCGCGAATTTCTGGCGTGCCCACACACGGCAACTGGCCTTGCCCCAAGCGAAATCTTCTTTGGCCGCCAGCTCCAAACTGCTCTCCCCGCATCATACATGACTCCCCGGCCTACATTACCATCTGAGAGCTCAATCGTTCCCAATATGCGAGTTCGAGTTCAGAACCCCATTTCCAAGCTGTGGGACCAGACCAGCAAAGTTATCTCCGTGTGCCCTTCGGGAGAATCCTTTGTCATTCTCTACGACGACGGGCGAACACTTAGGCGGAATCAGCGATTCCTCAAGCCTCTGTCAGCTCCCCTGTCATCAGCTCCTGTCCCTGCCCCTGCCAGCGAGACCCCTGTCCATGTAGCTACAACCCCCCCTTCAGGCAAACCCCGCACGATATCCCGTTCCTACAGCTCTCTGAAGGTCTCCACGACTTCATCAACATGGGGTCCCCTTCGGGAGAATCCTTTGTCATTCTATACGACGACGGGCAAACACTTAGGCGGAATCAGCGATTCCTCAAGCCTCTGTCAGCTCCCCTGTCATCACCTCCTGTCCCTGCCCCTGTCAGTGAGACCCCTGTCCATGTAGCTACAACCCCACTTTAGGCAAACCCCGCACGATATCCCGTTCCTACAGCTCTCTGAAGGTTTCCACGACTTCCTCAACATGGGGTCCAAGCCATCAAAAGCAACAGCAACGTCTGGAACGGATCAGACGATAGTAGCCAACCCGGATACGGAAATCACCCGCAGCTCTGGGTTCCACTTCATTGAGCTGCGTTCCCATGGGCCGGCAGCATCCATGGGCGTGTTCAGCCCATCCATGGGACAACCACAAGTGCCCCAGAGCCTTCCCTTCAGGCTCAATCTCTCNCCCCGCACGATATCCCGTTCCTACAGCTCTCTGAAGGTCTCCACGACTTCATCAACATGGGGTCCAGGCCATCGAAAGCAACAGCAATGTCTGGAACGGATCAGATGATAGTAGCCAACCCAGATACGGAAATCACCCGCAGCTCCGGGTTCCACTTCATCGAGCAGCATCTGCCGTCTCTATCGTCAGGTGCCATCGGGGTCCTCCTCACCATTGGGTTCCTGTACGCGCTGTACAGGTACCACCGCCGTCATCATATGCACGGGTCTCCTACCGTGATGTCCTCATGCACAACATGCAGCCAGCCATCCCATGGGCCGGCAGCATCCATGGGCGTGTTCAGCCCATCCACGGGACAACCACAAGTGCCCCAGAGCCTGCCCTTCGGGCTCAATCTCTCTTCACTGGAGTTCATCAACGAGCTCCAGCGCCGTCAGCGTTACCGCGCACCCCGTGAGGGGAGAGTGGCACAACCTGCTGATCTACTGCCTCCACCGGGCAGCAACACCACCGACACCAACAGCCGCATCGAGGAGCTTCCAATCTCCCCGCTTGATGGCAATATCACCGTCCACTAACAACATCCAGTGACGCGTCCATAATTAATGGAAAAGGCCTTTCAGTGATTGAGTGTGATTAGTGCCATGACAAGTCTTCCAAGAAATCAATCATCCTTTTTACTATACTACATTTCATCTATCTCAGCCTCAATTCCCTATCTTTTCGGCTCCCCAGGGAGACGTTCCATTTGGCTTTCTGTACATGTTTTCTATGTCTCATCCGGCTTTCCGTATAGTATATCAATAAAGCTGACTGCTCTCTCTCGAGAGGCAGTTGATCTCAAGAACTTAACGGGGTCTTACTTATTACTGATTTAATGCTTATTGAAGTATAAGTTGCAAAGTGATCACTAACGTCACATTCAACTATTCCAGAGGAGAATACCTCGGAACAGTTAGTGAAGATATTGTCTATTAAAGTGCGGGAGTGTGCGGTAATCCTTGTAGCATCATTGATCAGGGGTGATAAACTAAACTGTCCTAAAAGGCCAATGAGGTCTGTAAGAGTCTTAGATGTTTTCAGCAAATCAATGTTTAGATCTCCACAAAGAAAGACTGATTTTCCTCCAGTGTTTGCTAGcatatcatttagtttgtgGAAAGCTCAATTAAAGTCAGCATGTGGTGGGATGTACGAGATAGAAACTCTTTttcctaattcaattcctaTTACCCCACAATCTTCATCCATTAATTCAAGGGTTTTAGGTTGGCTAtatttgtggtttgatttaatcaaaaatcccACTCCACCTCCCCGTCTGCCGTCTGTTCGTTCAATTCCTATCAAGTCGTatccattgaatttcagtGGAATCCTAGAGAATTGCCACATTTCCTGCATCGACAAAATCTCTGGTGCTTGTTCAAGAACAAGGTCTCagattttttcttcattggcaataatAGACCTCACATTTAGAGACACTAGCCATGCCAAGTTCATGCCCTTCAAAGTTTTTACGTATCCTAGATCGTTGAAATTTGACACCTGATTACCCCCGCtcagatcatcatcgtctaaACCCAACTCTACGCCAAGTATAAATACATCCCATCCAAATTGGAGGTCTCGCAATTTTTAGGTGCTTAGTAATTGACACCACTTTTTGCAGTGTGTTGCTCTGAGAGgaagaatttgagaaaaaagaaattcaacgGACAAAAGAAGGACAATGACCCGCACCAGGGAACAAAACTTAATACTCTCTTTGAATAAGTCGATTCGCCCTTCTCTCTGACCAGGAGCAATGGTCCACGAAACCCCAATACAAGCTTTGTTATGGTACCAGGAGCCTCTTTCCTCAAAATGAACGCCTCTGTGTCGAGGCCAAGACGGTCCTTGGCAAAGCAGGTTGGTATGTAATCACCAATATGTAGCCCCTTTTAGGCCCACCCTCCACGAGCCAGGCACCtgaagaactctttttttaTCCATCTCGTTGTAGAACTCCACCGGCGAAACGGTCCTGACTGGACCTTTGACTTTCGTCTTTTCACCAGGACTCTTTGCCAAGAAAAGCTTGGAGTACTTGATTGAACGTTCATAACCAACATCTTTCATCACTTCGGACAACTCTATCGTATCCCCAGATTTAAGGCCTTTGAtcacaattttgtttcttgcttttcttatcTCTTATTGTTTTTCCAATAAGTCAAACCTCTCGGACGTCTCTTCCATTTGCTTCAACATCACCAAAGACGTCTTCAACAGTCGAACAATAACAGACATTGCCGTTTTGGTCTTTTCCTCACCGATGTCCTTGGCAAGTGATTCCAGTTCTTGAAGGCACTGGAttgcttcctccttggtttctgTTGGGGTTTCTTCCCATcgatataacttttgattcctttcgaGGCGCAAGGATTTCGTCCAACATACTCGTAAACTTAGTAGGCGATTTCTTGCTACTCCGAgtggcttttttcattttgatgagtcTTGGCTCAGGATGTCtcaagctggattcttcgatgatcagcttacccctctctTCTCACCACGGAGACGACTGCCatagtggttcaaaagcctttttgaagtctaccagaagtatccaaacaaatcttggtagctATTCTCCATATGAgcgttaaatttgagccataattcaataaatcaataaggtcaaaattacttgttatggtttttgcgaggtagaagactgttaaggtggatttgcgtatttctctcaatacttgataaggcattttgaccaccgtggtgagacgggtgagacgagaggagaggagacgaccgtatccaagaatccagcttcaGTTTTAAATGGAGAGCTTGATTTCGCACGTCTGCGCTCTTTGAGATCTGATTACTAATGATAATGATAGATTAAGAGTTTATAgtatttcaaaggaaaacgTTCGTTGCTCATGCTCTGTGCCAGTTATTTGAAGGGAGGATTTCCGCATGAGAATCATTGGAATTAAAAGTGTTCATACAAATGCTTTAGGTTTACCCACGGAAACAGCAAAGTTATATATGTAAACCTCTAATTAATCGATTTCTGCATTGCTCTTTCAGAAAGTGTTTAACGGGACACAGCGGTTAAAACGCCCTTTAAAGTTTGTATGGAAGCACCCCAACACACCTTGGCATATTTCTAGCCAAGAAAATCATAAGACTAtactttggttttattgctttattaAGTGCTAgcctccaaaaaaaaaattactagtcgaaaaacattataaaaactgatattttcaaaagcctaATCAGAGAAAATTGGTAGCACGTTTAGTTGACCCTTACTTTGAAAGTACGATATGATCATTTTATCCGCTACTTAGTAATGCTGGATTTATCGGCCCAACTTTTATCGTTTATAACTCCAAAATGTCCCGGGTTGCATCTTCACTTAAATTCGCAAAGAGTTAATACAGGTTTTCCAtatcccaaaaataaatgatctttttctttcttgtatAAActcaaaatagttgaaaatagtattaaaaaaaaccttactCAAAACCtccaaaaatacaaatttttcgaaaaaaatatttataatcatcaaaagtacacttagttactcaatcacttgaattctgacgACAAAACATACAACAGGCCATCTTATACATAGATTTTGACTTTTCTGGATGACTTTCTTGATACTGATTAAAAACTGCTTGTTTGAggtttcattgattttggtgATTGCAAAGGTGTTGATGTGCTATCCCTGATTCTCAAGTATAGTTtggaaaatatgtattttAGGAGGGCTTTGAGTAATGTTTTGCAACATATTGAGCTATTTGAGATAatgcaagagaaagaaaataatcttttcattttgttatgCTGGAAATCTGtatcaattctttggaaaTTTAAGTCATATTCTATATTCGGTGTATTCTGGAGCTGAAAAGATTTAAAATTTGGCCGTTAAATCCTGTATAACTTACTAACGGTTAAACAGATCAtatcataatttcaaaataaagccTCACTAAGtgtgttcccaattttcattgattagTCTTTTGGaagatttcagtttttgtagTGTTCTTGGGGATGTACGTTTTTTATGGAGGCCATAGCtccataaaacaatgaaaccaTCTTATGGTTTTCTGAGTTAGAAGTATGCCAAAGtttgtttgggtatttctccggaaacttgatagggcttttggACCACTGTGGGGAAGTAAAACAAGGGCTTTTAAAAAGCAGTGCATGGATATACTTTGACACTTTAATGTGAAATTCTCAGGAACACGctacttgaaaatgataaattcaATTCAGCTTTAACAACTTTCTGAGGTCATTTGTGAAAGATTGTGTCTAAAGATAGAAATAAGAATGTATGATATGGTGAACTTAATTAAAAGCTTCCTCCCAAGGAATAATCTTTCCTCTGGGTGCTCTTGCTttaaatggaaaataaaaactGTAATAAAATTCTTAGTGATGTATCTTTAAGCGTATCCTCTTAATATTTCATAGTTCAGGTTGTTTGTATTCCTATGCTTCCATCTTTGACAATACAGATTCTTTTCTTTATTGTTCTCTTTCCTTCAATCCTCGTTCTTGTCCTCTGTCACGCCCGCATGACTTGTCACAGCCAAAGGTTTTGAACAGCCTCACTCTCCCTGTGGTCTTGGTCAGTCATAGGGTAGAATCTCAAGGACCTGGAGATACCTCTGGCTGTGGAGTGCATGTTCGCTTTGAGAGCATTATTGGAACACTTAATACAGCCTTTGTTCAAGGTCATTGCTGACCTCCCATCTTCGTGACGTCATTGGCATGTTGGAGCTGTCTCAAATTTCTCATGCACACAACGTGCAAGGGAATTCCAAGAACGAGCATGGAAGTCGAGTTGACAAACTGTCTCTCAGAGTGCTAGTTCTAGAAGGCATCATGTTGCAGTAACAAAAGTGAGCTCATAGATCATTAAATCATTTTAAGGGGATGAACACTATTGTTAATGGcaaagttcactttttggcTTGTAAGGTCTAAACGTTTTACACTATCCTGTTGAAAGCTTGCATAAGCGGTGTTTCTTAACAATCCTTTCTTCATACATTTAGCTCGACAAGTGTTTCACTGAACTGTTTTAGAGTTGTGAAAGGCAAATCATAACACTTTGCTGGGGGCTGAAGACTTTTGACGCTGGCTGACTGTTAATAGTCATATGCATAGGCTTCTCCCCTCTTTCGTTAAAAAGTGGGTATAAAAGCAATAGAGTTCAAGGTGGTTATAAAGTCAAACTTTTGAAGTctaactttgaaaaatgttttgttttgtgatAACGGGTATATAAGGTATGATTAATTCCTTTCAATAGGCAATTGATCTTGGTACATAGGGCACTTACACTTAAGAGGCTGCCTTAGAGTTCACCGTCGGTctttatttgattttcttttcaggcaTATTCCTCTTGATTCACCGGTGTTTGAGAGAAAAGACCCACACCTTCCACAACTTTGCGCTTTCGGGTCCAATCCATTTACTTCCATTTGCGTTAAGGTATTGTGTGTGatatatttctatttcaagtCAAGTCTTTTGACGCTTTTTCGTTTTAATGATGGGTAAGCCCGAGAATTTTGGAAGTTGgatctgaaaatttgaatgggATGCATAGTTCCAATCATTAATGACAATCGAAATCAAAGTACATAGCCTTCAAAAAGAACTCATCCATTTTTATTTAAATCCTCCCAGTTGTAGTACATATTTTGCaagtttgtttctttttgtctgGCTGACAGATCCCATTTTAAAGTGATGAATGCTTTCCTGCAATGAAAGACACAGCTAGGCCTTAAGAGTTCAAAAGAACATATTTCAACCTTTTAACAATCACAAGGACTATTGGGCTCAAAAGGGAACAGTTTCATTGCGCTTGTGACtgctccaaatttgaaagaaaataaacattttaCTGAATTGTAAgaagaagttaaaaaaatgttgaggagattggtggattttttttgcaatacaGCCTCCATCATAAGGGCAAGGAGAGTGTTAATTGCAAACACAATTAGCAGCGGAATCAAAGGACCAGGAAAATAAACACAAGACAACCACAATAAACTCCCGCACATCAAACTGAACCTAAAAATCTAGGATGGAGATAGAAATGCAGAAATAAAAGACAAATATAGTAAtacagagaaggtacgaaaggtatctgaaactgtacattttcaaaagctttcatgATAGTGACCatagaagcttaatgtgcgcttagagagtaccttcaagtcccaagaatccaggctggttcgaacaatgaagtccacttctcttctttctcggcctccctcacttttcaatttgtgacctcaaatattcgttgggAGTGGTGACCGGATAACTCGACTCAGCAGACAACTCGACTCAGCGGACAATTCGAGACCCAGGACAGTAACTAAAAACAACGTATTGACCAAAAAGAATATGACTAtgaaacaaaactaaagcttgacGAGTCgacatttgatttgcatgcgaagatgttagcatcagtaaggcattaaatgaagaaacaagtttgattaaagcattatcaaacttgattttcacaccatGATTGATGTAAACGTAACTTGATCTGaaagatcaaatgatcaattgcgtaaaacctttcaagttttgacatGCTTTACgtcacagtttcaattttgctccatgagTATCAcctatttgtaagccaacatgCTGGGATTAATTTTTGTACTGGGTTGAATTGTCAGCTTAGTCGAGATGCCCGCTGGGTCTAGATGTCCGCTGGGCGAGATGACCACTGGGTCGAAGTGTACGCTGGGTCGAGGTGTACGCTGCGTCGAGTTGTGGAACTGTTGAGAGTATGTATGTGTTGAcaggattgaagtcagacttggacaagtttttgactaaaattcctgatcaacccttcattcaaaggctagccagatccgccaactctaagCCGCTGGtcgatcaaaatgaaattgatgaaaatgaaagttaaCAAAGTGAGAAAATTTTTCGTCTGAAAACTTCTAAATACGCTAATGAACAGTAATATCTGACCATGAATGAGCAAAACCATCAAACTAACTTTGAGCTCTACACCTTGACAatgattcaaaaataaatgctGTACATTACGACATCAAAGAAAAACTGCTAAAGCCAACCGTACAGTACGAGCGTAAAAATCCAAGCCAAAattcccgtcttttgttgagagcagtcgcactttttgttccttctgattttttcaaagtgcctgtctgagtgtgttgtgttgtgtaagtggtaGCGTGTCTGCTTAAGGCAAGACacatttgttctttagctttctcttcttccctTTCACTGGTAGTTTAGTCGGTTCCCATACGTTTCCCCAACAGTAATCTCTACCAGTGGATTTTCCCCAAGTGATATCCGCCATAGTGAACTCACCCAACGTTGAATTCTGCCAGCATTGAACTCCCAcacggtgaactccgccattgtgaacttggtcaacGGCAATCTCTGCCTTGGTAAACCCCGCCACTGTAAACTCCGTCACGGATAActccgccaacggcaatctccgccatTACAAACTCCGCCAAAGGTGAAATCCGCCAAGAGTGAACTCCAACAAGGcggtctctctttctttccagTCCACCataaaaccaacaaaatggaACTTTGCCATTATAAACTCCCCTCATTGACGTCTGTCAAAGGGgaattttcaagcaatgaagTGGGCTGCTTTTTAGTTGTCATGTTGCACACACCCAACAATGTACTCTCCCCCCTCCAAAGGAACCTGTGCCATAGAGGATTCGGTCAGAGGGATCTCCACCAATATATCTCTTGTCATAATGAACTTTGTGGGTTAGTGGTCTGAGCGCAAATATGAATGTTTGTAGCGATCACCTTCATAGCCCGTCACCCTTGACTAAAGGCTGGCTGACTTTTTTCTATGCTGAATGATTATTGTTATTGAAGTTGGACGGGGAGTGTTATTTGGCCCCGATTAAAAGCCACTGGTTTTCCAACCTCATCCTAGACCTTTTATTTACGATCACCAAAAGTTTGTATATCACTATTGACTCCAAGTGGACATCAATTAGGGGTTAT
This Tigriopus californicus strain San Diego chromosome 12, Tcal_SD_v2.1, whole genome shotgun sequence DNA region includes the following protein-coding sequences:
- the LOC131892033 gene encoding uncharacterized protein LOC131892033, which produces MLSLDVAQRHGLRLDATSDTVRAANGDQMSVAGRIVLELTVNSRTAYVDCLVSSCMRNSMLISWHDLQNLGVIGSAFPLAASGEINTAVEGSSAIEEMTQDLRRQFHDVLSDSLAPDQRVVGDPIQIRLTEDAVPYHANTSCPILLHYCAEADATIKRLLDSGRISRVEEATTWCARAHFVPKEGGKAGLCLVTDYRVINKFINSFCQAKKLLTSSLLVKQFDEKLETFLLLDASRLHGLGFMLMQKEKNGHPRIVQCGSFSLTPAQRNYAAIELECLAILHAVHKCDSYLRGCAFTVMTDHKPLVGIFAKDIIDIHNVRLAKFRKALSSFSFQIKWTPGKDNLIADALSRTPLFPCEPDHADCMLQVVSQEIDHLDPKLAFILSSIDEGYKKLIQEVRSHASARDLPPTSSALSFKSSWSDLSILPVEGAELLLCDGKIVPPMSARPEILRRLHLSHQGLEKTKLHAKLFAWPGMASDTKGMIDACTQCQTYRPSKPVEGRRSELSTSPMTRVGLDPADTFPADIGSSWSMKLLVSSGPNLWHNYTPNPLFNPSQNGLTFSATPFSSHQITAHNFDRSLQPGAYIKASPSSQPARIIPIQMA